The region CTAATGAAACACCTGTTTTTTCAAAGATcctctgaaaatgactacagttTATATGACACAATAACATGAATAAACTGGATGTTATTATTGCTCAtatattgatgggtaccattcattttgatacaccctataggtattgattttgtctagtcgTTGTGACATTTTTCTAGCGATTGTCATAGTATTATGGAAACAAAAACATGTATATATAGGGATAAACTTGATTCCTggaaaatttaattttcaatcaATATTTCTTGAGACTTTGGTAATAAAGAAAAGACAAACAAAAATACCTAGGTAAAGAAGTAGGTCTATAAGTTATATTTATATAAAGTATATTTCATTTAGCATTTCAGCGCACTCCACAATCTTTCATCGGGGGAGTGTGGACTTAGCCCGGTCTTTCGCCGGGGGTTAGGCCTATTTCGTTTGTTCAGTTAGAACCTTGCAATTCTGAGCCCATGACATTGATAACCCACAGCAtatgctggtaatggggtctttgggtgacagcgatggtgaaaaggggggtcttaacagcactacatacgcgtcacctccaaagtgggagtgccccacccggatttcagcacatcacatcaaagctccttGGGCGTCCCATTCCTTTTTCAAAGGATTTTTTATTTGAGAGTTGAGGCAAATATTACCATCGTTGGCATGGTTGGTGCAAATGTCAACAATCTAAATTAATTGCCAACAATAATTGTTAGTAAAGTATAGGTAacggggatacgcatcctgcacaagaacaaacttGACTCAATGTTGGGGAAATTGTAACCCAAATTGGTCAAATTTCGCCCTATAATTAAGGctattgatttggacaaaattaaCCATGCTCATTGGCAGTGTGTGTTTAAGTGGGTGTTAGCACCAGGCCCGTACGTAGGattatttgggggggggtgctgattttgaaaaagtggacttttttcccagggGAGggggacgattttgtgaaaagtggactttcttccccaaattagGACCGGaccttttttgaacaaaaaagcgtaaaaaaaccctttttgtaaaattgtgcaaattaggggggggggggggcggccgcAACGGGCCTGGTTAGCACAGGTGTTAGCTGGTATAAAATTCCTATATTATACAGACAACAAAATAATGAAAGGTCcgttcagtgatttgttcatcctggcgatcgtaaaaatcataaaaatttttgTCCTTTTGTCATCGCCATAGATGTGCTagcctatttgaatggggtttcaacttgctgttttctttgttttttgccaaatttttaatttcaaaatgacaatttgaatgacttttccTTCACTTCACTTGCAAGCAATATACACTTGCGCtgcgatcactgaatgggcctttaaggtacCAGgtatttcacccctgtatatcctaaacaaagacagatatgtcataattagaaccagtgCATCTTaactcggatttaagacctcgttcGTCCTGAATGAAATCTGTCAAGATTATAAAGACGCgctgatccaaaatcccaaggaaaatgcaaattcaaaagttgcagattgctccattggatgTTCCATTGATTTGTACAAAGCGTTCAGGCTCGAGCAAGAAAACTAGAACTGTGCTTATGCTTAAAGAAAAAGCAACTTTtacttttcgttccttctttgggtttttggatcaccgtttatttaattctcaaccaatttcaacaaatgaggtcttggTAGGTAgctgatttgttttaattttgacatatctgtcttcATGTATATGGGGTGAAAATAACTAGCACCTATAATTCTTTTGTTATCTGTTAAGCCTTTTTACTAGAGAAGAGTAGACTGAATGAATATGGGAAAATAACAACTTAAATAAATAGACAGAAATAAAGCGTTTGATACAGTTAAGTTTTCAACGTGCAATAATTTATTTTGGTACAACATGATATTTATAATAATGAGCAGTTTCAACAAAGTGTACAAAATATATTAACATTACATGTAtacataaaaataaatgaaaatacatcaaataataaataatagtgaAATGTCAAATTGGAGGTATACTTTATGAGCTAACCAAATTCTCATCGGGCCATtcaatttcaaatccacactctccctgtggaagattttggaaatatcttccacaggggtagtgtgatttCATATATGCATGGAATTAGCACTATCAACCAACTctttttgaaactcatcctccctctgtggaagattcaggttgaatcagaaattcaaatggagctgcctaatatgttctttccatttgaaattcatactccccctgtggaagatatttccaaattctttcacaggggtagtgtggattttaaatagaaaaaaCCAATTTCTAATACCGTTCCTATAACCCCATTCAAAAGttcagtttttgtacccaacacagtTAAATGCCATTCAATGAGGATACGgacataattgggctattccatttgaaataacttacaccccctgtggtagatacgaccttaatcttccacacagggagtgtgaattacaaatggttACCTTGTACTGAATGGgcatctccatttgaaatctacacccccggtGTACAAGATTctaagatcaaggtcatgtcttacatagggggtgtatagctTTCAATTGTAATCGCCCAATTTGGTGTTAAGAGACTTAATGATAAGAGTGGCATCATGTAAATTgtaaaacataacataatataatggGACACCAAAATTAATATTAAGTTGAATATGATTCCCAATGACTTCACATGCAATGCATTATTAGCCCGCATTAAATAATGATCTGGTTTAGGATCAAATAGGGACCGTTGCAATCCTGATCAACTTGATCCAAATTCAAATGCGATCTATTTCATATCAAATATGATCGTGATATAATCAAATTTAAGATTAGAATTCTAAACAAAATGATATGGAATGGCATACGTTCTTATTGAATCCATATCCAGATCACTTTGATCCGGACTGGTGTGATGTCACGTTCAAATCAAATTGATAGATATAGCGTTACAGGCAGTGAGCATTCCCCCAACAGCATGATTTCTTTGCACATTTGCTGAACaaatatttcaattcaattcaacaaAATCACACTAATTTGCCTGCAAACTTATAGCatacaattaaacaaaacaaaaaaatacaaaaataaacaaaaaacccGTCCCACTGAATGCTTCAAATTGATTACTGTTTTGAATTTGAGCTGCTATATAATTGATGCAAAAACGTTCAGAGTTGTCTTATAAAATACAAACGTTTTATGTACCAAAGTATTTTTACACGCTGCCTATAAAAATTCACATTGTAAtccttgttttgtgtttttaagattTAAGTACCAATATACTCCCAGAAACAAGTACCTAACTTCTAAGTCCTCAAACGCGTTTAAAATGGTTTTGTCCTCTATTATCGAATTGGAACCCTGAAGAATTTAAGGTTTAAACCTTTTGCAATCTTGTATACAACCATACATCCAGTTTGGTTCTTCATCGAATGATTGTTGTCCTCTTTTAATGGAATTTGAACCCTACAGAATTGTAGGTTCTTAAAAAGGTTCTTTAACCTTCTTTGCAGAACCTTTTGCAACCTGGATCCGGTTTGGTTCTTTATCGAAAGTCATTAAGGTGTGATGTGGATAGACTTTAGAAGAACTCTTATTTCTgagaatatataattataaacgtATATCACATAGAATGCACCAATTTGTGTTAATTCTGGCTgtaatttcaacttaaaatgggtTCTTTCTGCACCATTTGTTAAAAATatccattaggctattccagctgaaatccatacactccgtaagttagacataaccttaatcttcaacacagggagtgttacCTGAAAGGgcaactgcatttgaaatcttctcactgtgtgggagattaaggtcatgtctcccattgGGTTTattgggagtgtatggatttcaactgaaatagcccattttgaaagtccatatgaaatctacaccccctgtgttggaaactaaggtaatgtcttccacagggggtgtatggattttaactggaaaagcCCAGTCACCTTTGGGCTACATCAAAAGTTTCTTCAAGTACTTATGAATTTCCTGATTTGAAACTTGAAACAAATGCAAAAATTGATTCTTTTTCCTGTTAATTATGTTCCTATAAGCAGATAAGTTTGTGCTCAAACCAAAAGTTTCCGAAGAAAATTATAGTATTCTTTTTTAACTATAAAAACGAACATAATTCAAGATGTGTTTTCAGATTTTGTTCTTGTCAACTTTGTGGTCAAATCCAAAGTTTGCTAAGAAAATAAGTTTTCATTTGAAACTTAAAAACGGTTCtgcacaaaatgtgtttttaggttttcctttcttttttccccagtcaattcaaaagaaaatattatagtTTTCCTTATTCAAAACTTAAAAATGGATTAGCACAAAATTCAAGAAATGCTTatagatgaaaaataaacaaTTATCATTTAAACCACAAATCTTGGGAGTgtattaaccgtgtgtttcataacaaatgtGATATCAACATTATAAACGTACTAGTAAAAGCTCAATTCTGTGTTGACACTCAGATGAGGTTATCAACTTAAGTTTCGTTGGGTCCTTTTCTTTTAAACACTTCTCATACATGTCATTTCGAATAAAAAAAGAACACTTGTAGCAGGAAATATACTGTTAAAATAATGCGTAATTAATTGCCCTCAAGCTTACTTTACAGAGAAACAGTTGTTTAAAAGTTTGAACAACATTTTTCTCTGTGTACCCATCATCCAATAGTTAACTACAAAAACTATGTTAAATTCAAGCAAAAACACCAAACATTTGGCAGTTTTTACACACCTAAACTGCAGGTTGTCAATGCCTACATGTATAGCTAGAGTACGTTTAAGATGCACCAGATTTGAGCAAAATATTTACCCAGTATTTTTACAGTGTTCATATCATAACTAATTGGACGGatcattttaaccaaaagcaacacattaaactgtgaaacaaataatggaaaataatagTTTATATCTACttgatgcatgtttacatttTACTGTTTCCTTAAACAAGAAATTCATTAAAAATGCATGTCACTATACAAACAAATACTAATTACCccgttagcatggttagtgatTTTAGTTTTCTCGAACAAGAAATCCTTTGAAAAAAATCAATAGGTAATTTTCATAATGATATGCATGTTCTCGTCATATATTAATCTTTGGTCGTTATTAAATACAAGATGATGTTATCTTTAAACAAAATACTTACTGGAATCAATCAACCATTTTATTTTTGAGTAAAAAGGAGCCTCTTTCCACCAGTCAGGTCAAAACATATGCGTTATTTTTCACGAAGGTTtgttattttgaacagatattatTCGTAACTTTTAGAATAATGAAATTTACTCTCAAGTTCAGTATACTGAACTCTCATAACAATGGACCATTATATAAAAGCCTTCAGAACCAAAGCTTTTCAACTTTCATTTTCAGCATGCTGGACAAAATTAATGTCAAAGCACTTTCTACAAGTCAAACATGTCTCAAGGAGTCTCTTCGAGTCAAGATACTGTTTAAGCTGACTTTATACtctatcgctgagcgacgagcgattggacCAATGAGCTAGCACGCTTCCCATCACAACGAAAATGTCAATCTCATTGGTTGAAAAGAAAACCAATCGCTAtatatcgctcagcgatgtataGCATAAATTCAACTTTACTTGCAATTATAATACCTGCAATTCAAACACATCAAAATGATCTCTGTCCATGTGAAAAGACTATAGGCTATAATTTTACGTGTATGCCCAGTGACTTCAAATTGTTTACGATACCATGTACACATGTAATTACGTGGAAAGAACCTgcgtttaataaaaaaaaacatacaaggtgttgcaattttctgacatagcttatatatacatataataacaagCTACACCTTGATTGGAATGAACATAAATGAACAGAGGTACAGGAAACAATTCTTCATGCGCCTATGTTCAGTTGCACAACATTTATAATCTTGCACTGTGTTGTTTAAATTCTTAAGTATAAAAAGTTACCATGTTTTGGCTTCAGTCTTTCTTTTTCAGTTCAGTGTTCATATCTACATGTCCAATTTGTTAAAGTCTTTTAAAAGTGAGTATAAACAGTCTCACCACGTCCACGGTTGTGCCATGGAACCCGTATACTGCATATTATTTGACATACCATTAAAAGTGCTATAACTGCTATATGGAACTGAAGCTGTATAACTACATTGCGAGGGGGAGTGCTGCATATGTTGGAGTGGAGGGGCAGTGCCCGCCGACGATACCATATCGTGGTGATTCTTTGCGATACCCATACACGATGCGGCGGCAGCGGCTGCCGATACGGCACCATTCATGTTCATCCCTGCACCACAGGGCTTTCCGTCACGTACTAACACGGGTACGGCAACACGACGCGGTGAAGGTAACGGGTTCATATCAAGTCCTTTCTCTTGACGAGCACGCTTCAACTTGTAACGATGGTTCTGGAACCAAATTTTAACTTGAGTTGGACTGAGTCGAATGATGCTAGCGAGATGTTCACGTTCTGGTGCGGAGAGATATCTTTGCTGTCTGAATCTGCGTTCAAGTTCATAAGTCTGTGCTTTTGAAAACAACACACGTCGCTTTCGCTTCTTAACAACGTCACCCGTGGAAGACTGGTTCTGTGACTCGCTGTCGCTGCATACAGGACTTTCCGCGCCGTCAGAGTGTGTATTGGTTGTCGGCGTCGGAGCGTCGGTGTCATGTGTGACGGAAGGGTCGTTGACTCTGTTGCCGTTGATGCTGGTggtattgttgttgttggttgtCGTTATTGGTGGGCTTGGTTTTGGTGGAGTGATGGGGATTTGAGTGGTTGCACAGGCTGCTTGGGCTAAAGCTGCAAAGACACAAAGCAATAGAAAGGTTATCATTAAGAAAAATAGGCTATAACATTAAATAGGCTATAACATATCGGATGAAATCCGCATAACAAAGAGCAAATTGGGCTATcccagaaaataaatgcacatccCATTGGGGATTAACTTTTCAATTAAATAAATGTCTGGagttccaagtttgctttctgaaaacgactggaatttcaGTTGCTGGAAAaccttggaaatgcaattaaatgaatgaaatatcACAGACTTTCCCTAAATGAACCTCTGAAGTTAAGGATTTTTAATTTGTAACTACTTTTCTGCTGGATTTCTCGCCTTTGGACACGTCACTTTCAAAGTCTGGATTTCGGATGAGCTGGGCTGGCAACAAGTCCGAAAGCTGAAATCCcctaggggtgtgcatctattttaaGGAATAGCACATTGTTTACTTATGAATATGATTATAAACAAAGGAACAAACAAAATAAGAGGTAAATACAAATTCtattcagaaaagaaaaaaacactaCAAGTTGTAAACTATCAAATGGATTCAAATGTTTCATCAGCTGTATAGACACgcatacaaaatacaatatttgctatcttcagtagatagcagcattgacaaaattaaacaaattgcGATTAACTGCGGTAACTTGTAAACTTGTTTGAAAAATATTACACCATCGGATTGTTCTAACGACAGATAGAGGGCTAACATCCAAGTAAACATAACATATTGATTGATACTGTTCTGACTTTAAAACAAGTGAATAAGATCTCAAATAGCCAAACACATCTGAAACTAAGTTATAACTGCAGTGAATACTAAAATATTTGATAAATGCAAATCCTTTAGAAAGAGAATGATATCTTGTGCTATCTTGAAGATATAAAATTATACAATGTGTTTGACTCTTCTTAATCAAGCGCCTAAAAGACTATCGCAATATCATTGTAAttagatatgctatctacggtagacagcggTGAAACATCATGCTATCTTCCATGTGCTGACCCTACATGTTGGTATGCACACTGTACAGCAAACAATGtcgcgctatcttcagtagacagcaataaaaaTCCCATTTTCTCTAgcgaattgttttggtttttttagcaATAAAAATCCCATTTTCTCTAGcgaattgtttttttcttttcacaaAGTAATCTTGGTGTTATTTTGATGTAATTTATAGGTCTATGATATGTGTACCGTGTATATGTgctgtaacatacttttgaatCAGTGTGATCATTTCTGTGAATTGATTCAGACAAATTACGTCGGGGTCATGCCATTTAATTCTTATTTCGGCTATCCTCtaacatttttattttctattattaAAAGAACATGCCATCATCACCATGACAACGCGTATACTTTAATTAAGTAGCACGGATGGCGTTGGTATTTACATAGATAAACTGAAACACTTGCTTTGTCTCGGAGTTAAATTAATAAGACTAAAAGATCATCACAGCACATCGCGCTTTAATATCATTattaagatatgcatattcaCACCAAAGTATTTAATGATGCGTTGCTAAACAAAGCCATGAACACGCGCTTAACATGCttagtaaaacaaaaataccGGGTAACGATATTTAATAAGACCTGATGATTGTGGTAAATGAAGCGACTATTTGATCATCTCCGGAGAAGAGATTTCAGTGTAGAGATAATAACATCACGCCGTGTTAAATTGGCCTGTGAGTCAAATTGTGCAAAGATGGAAAATTAAGTTAAGCGGTTTATTGCTTATAATTGATGCGATGACAAATCGTAGATGACTGCATGGTCAAAG is a window of Amphiura filiformis chromosome 2, Afil_fr2py, whole genome shotgun sequence DNA encoding:
- the LOC140145954 gene encoding LOW QUALITY PROTEIN: homeobox protein Nkx-2.2-like (The sequence of the model RefSeq protein was modified relative to this genomic sequence to represent the inferred CDS: inserted 1 base in 1 codon), which translates into the protein MADFYYQSFGLIPPEFDISRFPELVSLQQKSRTPRTSSSMDDTEAVMNSTLSKTSFSVKDILEMPQVAAAAAAAAAAQRAAAXGDSPSKNAGLGALDHLTVADHGSPHDSPLAYYDNSDNPYTRWLQSQGADPMAYSALAQAACATTQIPITPPKPSPPITTTNNNNTTSINGNRVNDPSVTHDTDAPTPTTNTHSDGAESPVCSDSESQNQSSTGDVVKKRKRRVLFSKAQTYELERRFRQQRYLSAPEREHLASIIRLSPTQVKIWFQNHRYKLKRARQEKGLDMNPLPSPRRVAVPVLVRDGKPCGAGMNMNGAVSAAAAAASCMGIAKNHHDMVSSAGTAPPLQHMQHSPSQCSYTASVPYSSYSTFNGMSNNMQYTGSMAQPWTW